The Ooceraea biroi isolate clonal line C1 chromosome 11, Obir_v5.4, whole genome shotgun sequence genome includes a region encoding these proteins:
- the LOC105288158 gene encoding tripeptidyl-peptidase 2 isoform X3, whose translation MADLIDCNFPVWGLLPKKETGVTQFLTKYPEYDGRGVVVAILDSGVDPGAPGMQTTSDGKPKIIERFDCSGAGDVDTSKVVQAPDGYIIGLTGRKLKVPSNWNNPSGEYHIGLKNLYSLYPSKLKERVVGERKKRLWDDGHKAAIAEACRQLQEFESKNPQVSTLEERLQKEELEARVEVLNNMEKKYCDVGPTYDCVVFRDGNIWRACIDTSEEGNLEAGVFLGEYTATRDFAPLTQEDQLNISINVHEEGNILEIVSLCSSHGTHVASIAAAYFPDNPELNGVAPGAQIISLTVGDGRIGTMETGTAVVRAMIHIMQRKEKVHVINMSYGEHAHWSNTGRIGEVMNEVIDEYGVTWVASAGNLGPALCTIGTPPDISSSSIISVGAYVSPDMMVAEYSLREKMPGMPYTWSSRGPMIDGGAGVTVCAPGGAITSVPNFTLRKSQLMNGTSMASPHVTGAVAILISGLLAKGCPHSPYSIKRALENTALYVSNLDPFAQGSGLLQVERAFDNLVSYNDAAERDIRFAVNCGVNNSKGIHMRTGVIDRPKDYAITVEPVFITSETIDPSRKIDFNLKLTLVCDASWVQFPTHLDLMHMPRAFAIRVDASNLSEGVHATSVRAYDVTNIAKGPVFQIPVTVVQPMTLPKAALLPDLTYTNILFKPNTIQRHFILVPDDATWAVLRLKSTEKDKTGRFVIHTVQLKPRLACKTLEVNRMISVTSQSETVQSFAVQGGLILEVVIAKYWANLGDMFVDYTIEFHGIHMIHGNLTMQSGDGINRLELRSSLRNEEVVPSISLKTSVQVLKPSESKIAPLRERDIIPPSRQIYELQLTYTFHSAKATEVTPNATLLSDLLYESEYESQMWMIYDSNKQLICCGDAYPSKYTIQKLEKGDYTMKMHVRHEKRDLLERLTDMPVLLSQKLSSPINLDIYANHSQAIIGGKKMVAASIPPGHILPLYIAPLSNEAKISKYVTPGSYLQGTLTFCKDEIGKKVDSHVFKYIISEPTKKNSNSSTKSDKEKTTKWDEYNEALRDLKCNWLAKLAPSIKPGEYANLLYGELKNIFSDHLPVHTAMLTSLDSPEARRHIPHDDLSENTIALANQIITVADAVITNIDQDKLLAYYGLKIDQRPDAAKIKTTMEKQKNSLIEGLVKKGCALARLYVHGTKAAEGDGSFEHLLESVMHHWQEVQKFAEPTDSKVIILSLWHAHINNHYGRYLKLLTRYYEEKPLKELEEKCIEIARVLGWEHWSRLLTTSIPTRYPATYRLF comes from the exons ATGGCAGACCTCATTGATTGTAATTTCCCTGTTTGGGGCCTGCTGCCTAAGAAAGAGACGGGTGTCACTCAATTCCTCACCAAATACCCCGAATACGATGGCCgaggcgtcgtcgtcgcgattcTCGACTCCGGAGTGGATCCCGGTGCGCCAGGGATGCAG ACGACTTCAGATGGGAAACCAAAAATTATTGAGAGATTTGACTGCAGTGGAGCAGGAGATGTAGACACTAGCAAAGTTGTTCAAGCACCAGATGGATATATAATTGGTCTAACTGGCCGTAAATTAAAG GTTCCATCTAATTGGAATAATCCTAGTGGAGAATATCATATAGGCTTGAAAAACTTATACTCATTGTATCCAAGTAAATTAAAGGAGAGAGTAGTGGGAGAACGCAAGAAGCGTCTTTGGGATGATGGACATAAAGCGGCAATTGCAGAAGCTTGCAGGCAATTACAG GAATTTGAGAGCAAGAATCCGCAAGTATCAACTTTGGAAGAGAGACTGCAAAAGGAAGAACTTGAAGCTCGAGTGGAAGTATTGAACAACATGGAGAAGAAATATTGTGATGTAGGACCTACTTATGATTGTGTTGTTTTCCGCGATGGTAATATTTGGAG AGCGTGTATCGACACTTCGGAGGAGGGTAATCTGGAAGCTGGTGTTTTCCTCGGGGAATACACGGCTACGAGAGATTTTGCTCCTCTCACTCAGGAAGATCAACTAAATATTAGTATTAACGTCCATGAGGAAggaaatatattagaaattgTCAGTCTGTGTT CCAGTCATGGCACGCACGTGGCGTCAATCGCCGCTGCGTACTTCCCCGACAACCCGGAATTGAACGGTGTTGCACCAGGAGCGCAAATTATTTCGCTGACCGTCGGCGACGGACGTATCGGCACAATGGAGACTGGAACTGCTGTAGTGCGGGCGATGATTCATATAATGCAGCGTAAAGAGAAAGTTCACGTCATAAATATGAGCTACGGCGAACACGCTCACTGGTCGAATACGGGTAGAATAGGAGAAGTGATGAACGAAGTTATCGACGAGTACGGCGTAACGTGGGTTGCGTCTGCTGGCAATCTCGGACCGGCTTTGTGTACTATTG GTACTCCGCCAGACATCAGTTCAAGCAGTATTATTAGCGTCGGCGCTTATGTATCGCCCGACATGATGGTAGCCGAATACTCTCTGCGGGAAAAGATGCCAGGCATGCCGTATACATGGTCCTCTCGTGGTCCGATGATAGATGGAGGCGCCGGTGTAACCGTATGCGCGCCAGGAGGTGCTATCACCAGTGTCCCAAATTTTACGCTTAGAAAGAGTCAACTGATGAATGGCACTAGTATGGCAAGTCCGCACGTAACCGGAGCAGTTG CGATTTTAATATCCGGCCTCCTCGCCAAGGGCTGTCCACATTCTCCTTACAGCATAAAAAGGGCTCTCGAGAACACGGCCCTTTACGTATCCAACCTAGATCCTTTCGCGCAAGGTTCCGGCTTGTTACAAGTCGAACGTGCGTTTGACAATCTTGTCTCGTACAACGACGCTGCCGAGAGAGACATCCGATTCGCCGTGAATTGCGGCGTTAATAATTCTAAAGGTATTCACATGAGAACAGGCGTCATCGATCGTCCCAAGGATTACGCGATCACGGTCGAACCAGTATTTATAACCAGCGAAACTATAG ATCCGTCGCGCAAAATTGATTTCAATCTGAAGCTCACGCTCGTGTGCGATGCCTCATGGGTCCAATTCCCGACGCATCTCGATTTGATGCACATGCCTCGTGCTTTCGCTATTAGAGTTGACGCTTCGAACTTATCGGAAGGTGTTCATGCAACTAG tGTACGAGCGTACGATGTAACTAATATCGCAAAAGGACCAGTATTCCAAATTCCAGTAACTGTCGTCCAGCCAATGACGCTGCCGAAGGCTGCGCTTCTTCCAGACCTGACGTATacgaacattttatttaaacctaACACGATTCAACGTCACTTTATTCTGGTTCCGGATGATGCTACTTGGGCAG TTCTCAGACTGAAAAGCACGGAGAAGGATAAAACTGGGCGATTTGTGATTCACACTGTGCAACTGAAACCTCGTCTGGCTTGCAAGACACTTGAAGTTAACAGAATGATCAGCGTTACGTCTCAGTCAGAAACTGTTCAATCGTTTGCTGTTCAG GGTGGACTTATTCTAGAAGTAGTTATTGCGAAATATTGGGCGAATCTGGGCGATATGTTTGTCGATTATACTATAGAATTTCATGGAATCCACATGATACATGGTAATCTCACGATGCAGTCCGGGGATGGAATAAATCGCCTTGAATTACGTAGCTCTCTCCGAAATGAAGAAGTTGTACCTAGCATTTCTCTGAAAACATCTGTGCAGGTTTTAAA GCCGAGTGAATCGAAAATCGCTCCTCTTCGAGAGCGTGACATTATCCCGCCGTCACGTCAGATATATGAATTACAATTGACATACACATTCCACTCGGCAAAAGCAACTGAGGTTACACCGAACGCTACACTGCTTAGTGATTTGTTGTATGAAAGCGAGTACGAAAGCCAGATGTGGATGATCTATGACAGCAACAAGCAGCTAATTTGTTGCGGAGATGCATATCCATCGAAA TATACCATACAAAAGCTAGAAAAAGGAGATTACACCATGAAAATGCACGTGCGTCATGAGAAAAGGGATTTGCTGGAGAGATTGACGGATATGCCGGTACTTCTGAGTCAGAAACTTAGCTCGCCGATTAACTTGGATATTTATGCCAATCACTCACAGGCTATTATTGGTGGAAAGAAGATGGTTGCTGCATCTATTCCACCTGGTCATATTCTTCCTTTATATATTGCACCACTGTCTAACGAAGCCAA AATATCCAAATACGTTACTCCTGGTAGTTACCTTCAAGGTACATTGACTTTCTGTAAAGACGAAATTGGAAAGAAGGTGGATAGTCACGTATTTAAGTACATCATATCTGAGCCTACCAAGAAAAATAGCAACTCTTCTACTAAATCGGACAAAGAGAAAACTACGAAATGGGATGAATACAATGAAGCGTTGAGAGATCTAAAATGCAATTGGCTTGCAAAACTTG CACCATCTATAA AACCCGGCGAATACGCCAATTTGCTGTACGGGGAATTGAAGAACATCTTCTCGGATCATTTGCCGGTCCACACTGCCATGTTAACGTCTCTTGATTCTCCTGAAGCGCGACGGCACATACCGCACGACGATCTCTCAGAAAATACTATCGCACTTGCCAATCAAATAATAACCGTCGCTGACGCTGTGATCACGAATATCGATCAGGACAAACTATTAGCGTATTACGGATTGAAAATCGATCAGCGTCCCGACGCGGCTAAGATCAAAACGACTATGGAGAAGCAGAAGAACAGCCTGATCGAAGGATTAGTGAAGAAGGGCTGCGCACTGGCACGGCTGTACGTACATGGGACAAAGGCGGCAGAGGGAGATGGTTCCTTCGAACACTTGCTCGAAAGCGTGATGCACCACTGGCAGGAAGTACAGAAATTCGCTGAGCCTACTGACAGCAAG GTGATCATTCTGTCCTTGTGGCACGCGCACATCAATAATCACTATGGAcgttacttaaaattattGACACGTTACTACGAAGAGAAGCCACTGAAGGAACTTGAGGAGAAGTGCATTGAGATTGCAAGGGTTCTGGGATGGGAGCACTGGTCACGTCTGCTCACCACGAGTATACCAACGCGTTACCCAGCCACATATAGATTGTTTTGA
- the LOC105288158 gene encoding tripeptidyl-peptidase 2 isoform X4 has translation MADLIDCNFPVWGLLPKKETGVTQFLTKYPEYDGRGVVVAILDSGVDPGAPGMQTTSDGKPKIIERFDCSGAGDVDTSKVVQAPDGYIIGLTGRKLKVPSNWNNPSGEYHIGLKNLYSLYPSKLKERVVGERKKRLWDDGHKAAIAEACRQLQEFESKNPQVSTLEERLQKEELEARVEVLNNMEKKYCDVGPTYDCVVFRDGNIWRACIDTSEEGNLEAGVFLGEYTATRDFAPLTQEDQLNISINVHEEGNILEIVSLCSSHGTHVASIAAAYFPDNPELNGVAPGAQIISLTVGDGRIGTMETGTAVVRAMIHIMQRKEKVHVINMSYGEHAHWSNTGRIGEVMNEVIDEYGVTWVASAGNLGPALCTIGTPPDISSSSIISVGAYVSPDMMVAEYSLREKMPGMPYTWSSRGPMIDGGAGVTVCAPGGAITSVPNFTLRKSQLMNGTSMASPHVTGAVAILISGLLAKGCPHSPYSIKRALENTALYVSNLDPFAQGSGLLQVERAFDNLVSYNDAAERDIRFAVNCGVNNSKGIHMRTGVIDRPKDYAITVEPVFITSETIDPSRKIDFNLKLTLVCDASWVQFPTHLDLMHMPRAFAIRVDASNLSEGVHATSVRAYDVTNIAKGPVFQIPVTVVQPMTLPKAALLPDLTYTNILFKPNTIQRHFILVPDDATWAVLRLKSTEKDKTGRFVIHTVQLKPRLACKTLEVNRMISVTSQSETVQSFAVQGGLILEVVIAKYWANLGDMFVDYTIEFHGIHMIHGNLTMQSGDGINRLELRSSLRNEEVVPSISLKTSVQVLKPSESKIAPLRERDIIPPSRQIYELQLTYTFHSAKATEVTPNATLLSDLLYESEYESQMWMIYDSNKQLICCGDAYPSKYTIQKLEKGDYTMKMHVRHEKRDLLERLTDMPVLLSQKLSSPINLDIYANHSQAIIGGKKMVAASIPPGHILPLYIAPLSNEAKISKYVTPGSYLQGTLTFCKDEIGKKVDSHVFKYIISEPTKKNSNSSTKSDKEKTTKWDEYNEALRDLKCNWLAKLEPGEYANLLYGELKNIFSDHLPVHTAMLTSLDSPEARRHIPHDDLSENTIALANQIITVADAVITNIDQDKLLAYYGLKIDQRPDAAKIKTTMEKQKNSLIEGLVKKGCALARLYVHGTKAAEGDGSFEHLLESVMHHWQEVQKFAEPTDSKVIILSLWHAHINNHYGRYLKLLTRYYEEKPLKELEEKCIEIARVLGWEHWSRLLTTSIPTRYPATYRLF, from the exons ATGGCAGACCTCATTGATTGTAATTTCCCTGTTTGGGGCCTGCTGCCTAAGAAAGAGACGGGTGTCACTCAATTCCTCACCAAATACCCCGAATACGATGGCCgaggcgtcgtcgtcgcgattcTCGACTCCGGAGTGGATCCCGGTGCGCCAGGGATGCAG ACGACTTCAGATGGGAAACCAAAAATTATTGAGAGATTTGACTGCAGTGGAGCAGGAGATGTAGACACTAGCAAAGTTGTTCAAGCACCAGATGGATATATAATTGGTCTAACTGGCCGTAAATTAAAG GTTCCATCTAATTGGAATAATCCTAGTGGAGAATATCATATAGGCTTGAAAAACTTATACTCATTGTATCCAAGTAAATTAAAGGAGAGAGTAGTGGGAGAACGCAAGAAGCGTCTTTGGGATGATGGACATAAAGCGGCAATTGCAGAAGCTTGCAGGCAATTACAG GAATTTGAGAGCAAGAATCCGCAAGTATCAACTTTGGAAGAGAGACTGCAAAAGGAAGAACTTGAAGCTCGAGTGGAAGTATTGAACAACATGGAGAAGAAATATTGTGATGTAGGACCTACTTATGATTGTGTTGTTTTCCGCGATGGTAATATTTGGAG AGCGTGTATCGACACTTCGGAGGAGGGTAATCTGGAAGCTGGTGTTTTCCTCGGGGAATACACGGCTACGAGAGATTTTGCTCCTCTCACTCAGGAAGATCAACTAAATATTAGTATTAACGTCCATGAGGAAggaaatatattagaaattgTCAGTCTGTGTT CCAGTCATGGCACGCACGTGGCGTCAATCGCCGCTGCGTACTTCCCCGACAACCCGGAATTGAACGGTGTTGCACCAGGAGCGCAAATTATTTCGCTGACCGTCGGCGACGGACGTATCGGCACAATGGAGACTGGAACTGCTGTAGTGCGGGCGATGATTCATATAATGCAGCGTAAAGAGAAAGTTCACGTCATAAATATGAGCTACGGCGAACACGCTCACTGGTCGAATACGGGTAGAATAGGAGAAGTGATGAACGAAGTTATCGACGAGTACGGCGTAACGTGGGTTGCGTCTGCTGGCAATCTCGGACCGGCTTTGTGTACTATTG GTACTCCGCCAGACATCAGTTCAAGCAGTATTATTAGCGTCGGCGCTTATGTATCGCCCGACATGATGGTAGCCGAATACTCTCTGCGGGAAAAGATGCCAGGCATGCCGTATACATGGTCCTCTCGTGGTCCGATGATAGATGGAGGCGCCGGTGTAACCGTATGCGCGCCAGGAGGTGCTATCACCAGTGTCCCAAATTTTACGCTTAGAAAGAGTCAACTGATGAATGGCACTAGTATGGCAAGTCCGCACGTAACCGGAGCAGTTG CGATTTTAATATCCGGCCTCCTCGCCAAGGGCTGTCCACATTCTCCTTACAGCATAAAAAGGGCTCTCGAGAACACGGCCCTTTACGTATCCAACCTAGATCCTTTCGCGCAAGGTTCCGGCTTGTTACAAGTCGAACGTGCGTTTGACAATCTTGTCTCGTACAACGACGCTGCCGAGAGAGACATCCGATTCGCCGTGAATTGCGGCGTTAATAATTCTAAAGGTATTCACATGAGAACAGGCGTCATCGATCGTCCCAAGGATTACGCGATCACGGTCGAACCAGTATTTATAACCAGCGAAACTATAG ATCCGTCGCGCAAAATTGATTTCAATCTGAAGCTCACGCTCGTGTGCGATGCCTCATGGGTCCAATTCCCGACGCATCTCGATTTGATGCACATGCCTCGTGCTTTCGCTATTAGAGTTGACGCTTCGAACTTATCGGAAGGTGTTCATGCAACTAG tGTACGAGCGTACGATGTAACTAATATCGCAAAAGGACCAGTATTCCAAATTCCAGTAACTGTCGTCCAGCCAATGACGCTGCCGAAGGCTGCGCTTCTTCCAGACCTGACGTATacgaacattttatttaaacctaACACGATTCAACGTCACTTTATTCTGGTTCCGGATGATGCTACTTGGGCAG TTCTCAGACTGAAAAGCACGGAGAAGGATAAAACTGGGCGATTTGTGATTCACACTGTGCAACTGAAACCTCGTCTGGCTTGCAAGACACTTGAAGTTAACAGAATGATCAGCGTTACGTCTCAGTCAGAAACTGTTCAATCGTTTGCTGTTCAG GGTGGACTTATTCTAGAAGTAGTTATTGCGAAATATTGGGCGAATCTGGGCGATATGTTTGTCGATTATACTATAGAATTTCATGGAATCCACATGATACATGGTAATCTCACGATGCAGTCCGGGGATGGAATAAATCGCCTTGAATTACGTAGCTCTCTCCGAAATGAAGAAGTTGTACCTAGCATTTCTCTGAAAACATCTGTGCAGGTTTTAAA GCCGAGTGAATCGAAAATCGCTCCTCTTCGAGAGCGTGACATTATCCCGCCGTCACGTCAGATATATGAATTACAATTGACATACACATTCCACTCGGCAAAAGCAACTGAGGTTACACCGAACGCTACACTGCTTAGTGATTTGTTGTATGAAAGCGAGTACGAAAGCCAGATGTGGATGATCTATGACAGCAACAAGCAGCTAATTTGTTGCGGAGATGCATATCCATCGAAA TATACCATACAAAAGCTAGAAAAAGGAGATTACACCATGAAAATGCACGTGCGTCATGAGAAAAGGGATTTGCTGGAGAGATTGACGGATATGCCGGTACTTCTGAGTCAGAAACTTAGCTCGCCGATTAACTTGGATATTTATGCCAATCACTCACAGGCTATTATTGGTGGAAAGAAGATGGTTGCTGCATCTATTCCACCTGGTCATATTCTTCCTTTATATATTGCACCACTGTCTAACGAAGCCAA AATATCCAAATACGTTACTCCTGGTAGTTACCTTCAAGGTACATTGACTTTCTGTAAAGACGAAATTGGAAAGAAGGTGGATAGTCACGTATTTAAGTACATCATATCTGAGCCTACCAAGAAAAATAGCAACTCTTCTACTAAATCGGACAAAGAGAAAACTACGAAATGGGATGAATACAATGAAGCGTTGAGAGATCTAAAATGCAATTGGCTTGCAAAACTTG AACCCGGCGAATACGCCAATTTGCTGTACGGGGAATTGAAGAACATCTTCTCGGATCATTTGCCGGTCCACACTGCCATGTTAACGTCTCTTGATTCTCCTGAAGCGCGACGGCACATACCGCACGACGATCTCTCAGAAAATACTATCGCACTTGCCAATCAAATAATAACCGTCGCTGACGCTGTGATCACGAATATCGATCAGGACAAACTATTAGCGTATTACGGATTGAAAATCGATCAGCGTCCCGACGCGGCTAAGATCAAAACGACTATGGAGAAGCAGAAGAACAGCCTGATCGAAGGATTAGTGAAGAAGGGCTGCGCACTGGCACGGCTGTACGTACATGGGACAAAGGCGGCAGAGGGAGATGGTTCCTTCGAACACTTGCTCGAAAGCGTGATGCACCACTGGCAGGAAGTACAGAAATTCGCTGAGCCTACTGACAGCAAG GTGATCATTCTGTCCTTGTGGCACGCGCACATCAATAATCACTATGGAcgttacttaaaattattGACACGTTACTACGAAGAGAAGCCACTGAAGGAACTTGAGGAGAAGTGCATTGAGATTGCAAGGGTTCTGGGATGGGAGCACTGGTCACGTCTGCTCACCACGAGTATACCAACGCGTTACCCAGCCACATATAGATTGTTTTGA